One genomic window of Solanum dulcamara chromosome 12, daSolDulc1.2, whole genome shotgun sequence includes the following:
- the LOC129877738 gene encoding RING-H2 finger protein ATL20-like → MSSREMIILVLMVTICLLVPSFFCLICVACRLHLDAIRSRRLQVLEATSTLPRESSVIVTLPTSGLDDCTIQSYQKVVVGESLRLPGLNALSCPICLVEYSAGESIRLIPMCQHCFHVQCVDEWLKMKSTCPVCRNSPPDHRENEKLNQLSLM, encoded by the exons ATGTCTTCTCGTGAAATGATTATCTTAGTTCTAATGGTTACAATATGCCTACttgtaccatccttcttctgtTTAATATGTGTAGCTTGTCGATTGCATCTCGATGCCATTCGCTCGCGCCGGCTCCAGGTTCTCGAGGCAACATCAACGTTGCCTCGAGAATCCTCCGTGATAGTAACTCTACCTACTTCGGGCCTTGATGATTGCACGATTCAGTCGTACCAAAAG GTAGTCGTTGGTGAAAGTCTACGACTTCCGGGGCTTAACGCACTAAGTTGCCCAATATGCCTTGTTGAGTACAGTGCTGGAGAGTCAATCAGGCTCATACCTATGTGCCAACACTGTTTCCATGTCCAGTGTGTTGATGAGTGGTTGAAGATGAAGTCTACCTGCCCCGTTTGTCGAAATTCTCCCCCAGATCATCGCGAAAACGAAAAGCTTAACCAGTTGTCGTTGATGTGA
- the LOC129876742 gene encoding cytochrome b561 and DOMON domain-containing protein At3g61750-like → MSMVSRLLVFSLFIMLISLARRKGMVMAIDEDAKALCSVNLAQFLPPPYGGLENMVCQPIWNSFLLRYSQTKDNVVTIVLSTVYTTGWVGMGFSRDGKMINSSCMVGWVNPQGQGKIKQYYVEGLTPSKIKPEKGELPLTSVPPLVYLQGATIYLAFQLKYPNRLKNQPILLAFATKYPHHHHLTVHDDKTTILFDFSSGNSFDVSSGPNDYTSSRKTHGVLGILGWGLFCPFGAIFARYLKSQKLWYYFHVSAQFIGFILGLAGLVLGLQLHNKLQVHIPAHEGIGILVLVLSILQVLAFFLRPDRDSKYRKCWNLYHGWVGRIALFFAAVNIVLGMHYAGAGESWKIGYGFLLGTIMLVCIVLETLLRLKKLDEPIRPPTYPMNSI, encoded by the exons ATGTCTATGGTTTCAAGATTATTGGTGTTTTCATTGTTTATCATGTTAATCTCTTTGGCACGTCGTAAAGGGATGGTAATGGCCATTGATGAAGATGCAAAAGCGCTTTGTAGTGTAAATCTTGCTCAATTTCTTCCTCCTCCTTATGGTGGTCTCGAAAATATGGTCTGCCAACCTATTTGGAATTCTTTCCTGTTACGT TACTCACAGACTAAAGACAATGTTGTCACAATTGTATTATCAACTGTATACACAACTGGATGGGTAGGAATGGGATTCTCGCGAGATGGAAAGATGATCAACTCGAGTTGTATGGTTGGTTGGGTGAATCCTCAAGGACAGGGCAAAATCAAGCAATATTATGTTGAGGGCTTAACACCCTCGAAAATTAAACCTGAAAAAGGCGAGCTGCCACTAACAAGCGTTCCACCACTCGTCTATCTTCAAGGTGCCACAATATACTTGGCCTTCCAGTTGAAGTATCCGAATCGTCTAAAAAACCAACCAATCTTACTTGCATTTGCAACTAAATATCCTCATCACCACCACCTTACTGTACATGATGATAAAACAACTATATTGTTCGACTTCTCTTCAG GTAATTCATTTGATGTTTCATCTGGACCTAATGACTACACTAGCTCAAGGAAGACTCATGGGGTATTAGGAATACTGGGATGGGGTCTATTCTGCCCCTTTGGAGCGATTTTCGCAAGATACTTAAAGAGCCAAAAATTAtggtattactttcatgtatCTGCTCAATTCATAGGATTCATATTAGGACTCGCCGGATTAGTTCTTGGACTTCAACTTCACAACAAGCTGCAAGTTCATATTCCAGCACATGAAGGCATTGGCATTCTTGTTCTTGTGCTTAGCATTCTTCAG GTGCTAGCATTCTTTCTACGACCAGATAGAGACAGCAAATACCGCAAGTGTTGGAATTTGTATCACGGTTGGGTAGGGAGGATTGCCCTCTTCTTTGCAGCTGTGAACATAGTACTAGGGATGCATTATGCAGGCGCGGGGGAGAGCTGGAAAATAGGTTATGGATTTCTTCTTGGTACTATAATGCTGGTGTGTATCGTTCTTGAGACGTTGTTGAGGCTGAAGAAGCTGGATGAGCCAATTCGTCCTCCAACGTATCCCATGAATTCAATTTAG